A stretch of Episyrphus balteatus chromosome 2, idEpiBalt1.1, whole genome shotgun sequence DNA encodes these proteins:
- the LOC129910915 gene encoding ankyrin-1: MGGSVSQVFRSGSALLSHRDGHKVSKATEEKIQTIFEILRANPKISIHTLESLLLQIPKNENILVIHDECGYNILQRSVGLNHIDLTKWLLHRHRPDVNRSPCSLPLHIACLKGYEECVELLLKHGARIDTDARLCFPGTHSHNCEESGKYRGNQEEVGVCERFSTKLQNSICYAIDGDQINVLNILSQKMEDPWIPFRVKKPLLHLACERGAWNCVQQLVITRTEEINLIKDEYYPIHQAVLHDGRFLELLIQHGAVTTVRTCTQQMTLLHVVIFAARKSAEDTLSTLRILLERGCKELINEPDSLGNTPLHALIVRYALEEARYGYDKWSKWDVLHLVRFLLQNGAKSSINQAGNSALACVFRHVRDWEVCFELLSMLIKEDGDPNIVGRDGSVPIMVCLVPLINKDQLHHFTHSMKVCYLNCLRILLQHGANPNCSYRSNLTPLHVLVFTVSENFTLNCDVQKRTNFDFIKNILLLLLQHGLDCNQTYPHILQAVMDMVQNVRTCPDMQCIYELTLALIQYGADPNIVLSGKSTPGSTIFSNEIANFGEGLCHANSSPDDVPVSSANGVVQVGGPTAGPSRQHLGDHFRNSFRTNSRFILFYYIILITKKEFILNDPELTFTRIIHLFFLTMQHEPLYNCLKSLHNFYVAQVPSKKTEQLISLITQLYRKPRSLKQLCRVAIYEALNKKLAQNINRLNLPGPLKEYVLHFDT, encoded by the exons ATGGGTGGCTCAGTGAGTCAAGTTTTTAGATCTGGAAGTGCTTTGTTATCACATCGTGACGGTCATAAAGTCTCCAAGGCCACCGaggaaaaaattcaaacaatctTTGAGATCTTGAGAGCTAACCCAAAGATATCAATTCATACACTTGAGAGTTTACTTTTGCAAATACCTAAA AATGAAAACATTTTGGTTATCCATGATGAGTGCGGATATAATATCCTACAGCGTAGTGTCGGACTCAATCACATTGATCTGACCAAATGGTTATTGCATCGACATCGCCCCGATGTCAATCGATCGCCTTGTTCACTTCCCCTGCACATTGCATGCCTAAAAGGCTACGAAGAATGTGTGGAGTTGCTATTGAAACATGGTGCTCGAATCGATACCGATGCAAGGTTGTGCTTCCCTGGAACACATTCGCATAATTGCGAAGAAAGTGGCAAATATCGAGGGAATCAAGAAGAAGTTGGAGTTTGTGAGAGATTTagtacaaaattacaaaattccatTTGCTATGCAATCGATGGTgatcaaattaatgttttgaatatACTTTCACAAAAAATGGAAGATCCATGG ATTCCCTTTCGAGTGAAGAAACCTCTTTTACATTTGGCTTGTGAACGAGGTGCTTGGAATTGTGTACAACAACTGGTTATTACCAGAACAGAAGAGATAAATTTGATCAAGGATGAATACTATCCAATACATCAGGCAGTATTACACGATGGTAGATTTCTAGAACTTTTAATTCAACATGGAGCTGTTACAACTGTGCGCACATGTACACAGCAAATGACACTTTTACATGTTG TAATTTTTGCTGCTAGAAAATCTGCTGAAGACACTCTGAGTACCCTGCGGATACTTTTGGAACGTGGCTGCAAAGAGCTAATAAACGAACCCGACTCATTAGGCAATACACCTTTACATGCTCTTATTGTTCGTTATGCGCTAGAAGAAGccag atatggcTACGATAAATGGAGTAAATGGGATGTTCTTCATTTAGTCAGATTTCTGCTGCAAAATGGTGCAAAAAGCTCAATCAACCAAGCGGGCAATAGTGCTCTAGCATGTGTCTTTCGTCATGTGCGCGACTGGGAGGTTTGCTTTGAGCTTCTTAGTATGTTAATCAAAGAAGATG gagatCCAAATATAGTGGGACGTGATGGTTCTGTACCTATAATGGTGTGTTTGGTGCCGTTAATTAACAAAGATCAATTACATCATTTTACACATTCTATgaag GTGTGTTACTTAAACTGTTTGAGAATCCTGCTCCAACATGGAGCAAACCCCAATTGTTCGTATCGCTCGAACCTTACCCCCCTGCATGTATTAGTCTTTACGGTTAGCGAAAACTTCACCCTCAACTGCGATGTCCAAAAACgaacaaattttgactttataaaaaatatcctTCTACTATTACTTCAACATGGTCTAGACTGCAATCAAACTTATCCACACATTTTGCAAGCTGTTATGGATATGGTGCAAAATGTACGAACATGCCCCGATATGCAGTGCATCTATGAACTAACCCTCGCTCTAATACAATACGGTGCCGATCCAAATATCGTGCTAAGTGGCAAATCCACACCCGGAAGCACTATATTCTCAAATGAAATAGCTAACTTTGGGGAGGGTCTTTGCCATGCAAATTCATCTCCCGATGATGTCCCAGTGAGTTCAGCCAATGGTGTTGTACAAGTTGGTGGACCAACGGCCGGACCGTCGCGTCAACACCTCGGCGATCACTTTCGCAATTCATTCCGTACAAATTCTAGATTTATACTTTTCTATTACAtcattttaataacaaaaaaagaattcatactAAACGATCCTGAACTAACATTTACGCGCATCATACATTTGTTCTTTCTGACAATGCAGCATGAACCGCTGTATAATTGCCTCAAATCGTTGCACAATTTCTATGTAGCTCAAGTACCTAGTAAAAAAACCGAACAACTTATCTCGCTAATAACGCAACTTTATCGCAAACCGAGGAGTTTGAAACAACTATGTCGGGTGGCGATATACGAAGCGCTCAACAAGAAACTAGCACAAAATATAAACCGCCTTAATCTACCAGGTCCTCTTAAGGAATACGTTCTACATTTTGACacataa